One part of the Streptomyces nigra genome encodes these proteins:
- a CDS encoding WXG100 family type VII secretion target — translation MTGAGSGGYRVQASGMGGEAGKLDRAAEDVGGIRKAVEDQMCYTQDTLGGSDSGPAYDNFAAAWQAEAKTLEAALHELADKVGVSQQRYEGAEHETVLSLHSAGANAGPTTMPAPAARPGTPGAGLADFD, via the coding sequence ATGACCGGTGCGGGATCGGGCGGTTACCGGGTCCAGGCGAGCGGCATGGGCGGCGAGGCCGGAAAGCTCGACCGGGCGGCGGAGGACGTCGGCGGCATACGCAAGGCCGTCGAGGACCAGATGTGCTACACGCAGGACACGCTCGGCGGTTCGGACTCCGGCCCCGCCTACGACAACTTCGCCGCCGCGTGGCAGGCCGAGGCGAAGACACTGGAAGCCGCGCTGCACGAACTCGCCGACAAGGTCGGCGTCTCCCAGCAGAGGTACGAGGGCGCCGAGCACGAGACCGTCCTGTCCCTGCACTCCGCGGGGGCGAACGCCGGCCCCACGACCATGCCCGCACCCGCCGCCCGCCCCGGCACGCCGGGCGCCGGCCTCGCCGACTTCGACTGA
- a CDS encoding aldehyde dehydrogenase family protein: MGELYIDGKWTNAAGRERREVINPYDASVITTVDEAGASDVDRAVRAARRAFDEEDWANAPTRQRADLLMRVHDLLLRDIDEIARTETLDTGKTLAEGRFDVEDVANAFRYFAELAGKDGGRVVDVGPDVLSRVVYHPVGVCALIAPWNYPLLQASWKVAPALAAGNTIVLKPSEITPLTTIALFRLIEEAGAPRGVANLVLGSGATVGAAMTSHPEVDLVSFTGGLATGRAIMAAAAEGPKNIALELGGKNPNIVFADADFEAAVDYALDASFLHAGQVCSAGSRLLVEDSIHDRFVEAFAERAQQIRLGNGLEEGTESGPLSSAQHREKVESYIALGKEEGARLVTGGTRPDDPALSRGYFLLPTIFADCDRSMRIVQEEVFGPVVTVERFRTEDEAVELANDTPYGLAGGVWTSEASRAQRVAQRLRHGTVWINDFHPYVPQAEWGGFGRSGVGRELGPTGLREYQEAKHIYQNLNPGPSGWFKGRSGDS, from the coding sequence GTGGGTGAGCTGTACATCGACGGGAAGTGGACGAACGCCGCCGGCAGAGAGCGGCGGGAGGTGATCAATCCCTACGACGCCTCCGTCATCACCACCGTCGACGAGGCCGGAGCCTCCGACGTGGACCGGGCCGTGCGGGCCGCCCGCCGGGCCTTCGACGAGGAGGACTGGGCGAACGCCCCCACCCGGCAGCGTGCCGACCTGCTGATGCGGGTGCACGACCTGCTGCTGCGGGACATCGACGAGATCGCCCGCACCGAGACCCTCGACACCGGCAAGACCCTCGCCGAGGGCCGCTTCGACGTGGAGGACGTCGCCAACGCCTTCCGCTACTTCGCCGAGCTGGCCGGCAAGGACGGCGGGCGGGTCGTGGACGTCGGCCCCGACGTCCTCAGCCGCGTCGTCTATCACCCGGTCGGGGTGTGCGCGCTCATCGCGCCCTGGAACTACCCGCTGCTGCAGGCCTCGTGGAAGGTCGCGCCCGCGCTGGCGGCCGGCAACACCATCGTCCTCAAGCCCAGCGAGATCACCCCGCTCACCACCATCGCCCTGTTCCGGCTGATCGAGGAGGCCGGTGCCCCGCGCGGTGTCGCCAACCTGGTCCTCGGCTCCGGCGCGACCGTCGGCGCCGCCATGACCTCCCACCCCGAGGTCGACCTGGTGTCCTTCACCGGCGGTCTCGCCACCGGGCGGGCCATCATGGCCGCCGCGGCCGAGGGGCCGAAGAACATCGCCCTGGAACTCGGCGGCAAGAACCCCAACATCGTCTTCGCCGACGCCGACTTCGAGGCCGCCGTCGACTACGCCCTCGACGCCTCCTTCCTGCACGCCGGGCAGGTCTGCTCCGCCGGGTCACGCCTGCTGGTGGAGGACTCGATCCACGACCGGTTCGTCGAGGCCTTCGCCGAACGCGCCCAGCAGATCCGGCTGGGCAACGGTCTCGAGGAAGGTACAGAAAGCGGGCCGCTCAGTTCCGCCCAGCACCGGGAGAAGGTCGAGAGCTATATCGCCCTCGGCAAGGAGGAGGGCGCCCGCCTCGTCACCGGCGGCACCCGCCCCGACGACCCCGCCCTGAGCCGCGGCTACTTCCTGTTGCCGACGATCTTCGCCGACTGCGACCGCTCCATGCGCATCGTGCAGGAGGAGGTGTTCGGGCCGGTCGTCACCGTCGAACGGTTCCGCACCGAGGACGAGGCCGTGGAACTCGCCAACGACACTCCCTACGGGCTGGCCGGCGGGGTCTGGACCTCCGAGGCCAGCCGCGCCCAGCGGGTCGCGCAGCGGCTGCGGCACGGCACCGTCTGGATCAACGACTTCCACCCCTATGTGCCGCAGGCCGAATGGGGCGGCTTCGGACGCTCCGGCGTCGGGCGCGAACTCGGGCCCACGGGCCTGCGCGAGTACCAGGAGGCCAAGCACATCTACCAGAACCTCAACCCGGGACCCTCCGGCTGGTTCAAGGGCAGGAGCGGCGACAGCTGA
- a CDS encoding GMC family oxidoreductase, with product MASTTPHGAESDYDYVIVGGGTAGCVLAARLSEDPDCRVCVVEGGPTDVGDDRILRLRNWINLLGSEFDYGYTTVEQPRGNSHILHSRARVLGGCSSHNTLISFLPLPQDLDDWVAAGCTGWDPGTILPYRDRLQTNIVPVAEADRNPIAKDFVTAAARATGVPVVDDFNAEPFADGTGFFSLAYEPEGNKRSSASVAYLHPVLDRPNLTLKLETWAHRLLDDEKGRLTRVAVRGADGEPATVRANRELLLCAGAIDTPRLLMLSGIGPADDLRRLGIDVHIDLPGVGENLLDHPESVIVWETRGPLPPNSAMDSDAGLFLRMEKDQPRPDLMFHFYQVPFTVNTERLGYPVPEHGVCMTPNVPRARSIGRMWLRSSDPSEKPALDFRYFTDPEGHDERTIVEGLKVAREVAATDPLKDWLVREVAPGPNVTSDADLSEYGRRVAHTVYHPAGTCRMGAADDPTAVCDPEMRLRGAEGVRVVDASVFPTMPTINPMVTVLLAAERAADLITGRPGPAATR from the coding sequence ATGGCCTCCACCACCCCTCACGGCGCGGAGTCGGACTACGACTACGTCATCGTCGGCGGCGGCACCGCCGGCTGTGTGCTCGCCGCCCGCCTCAGCGAGGACCCCGACTGCCGCGTCTGCGTCGTCGAGGGCGGACCCACCGATGTCGGCGACGACCGCATCCTGCGCCTGCGCAACTGGATCAACCTGCTCGGCTCCGAGTTCGACTACGGCTACACCACCGTCGAACAGCCGCGTGGCAACTCCCACATCCTGCACTCGCGGGCCCGCGTCCTCGGCGGCTGCTCCTCCCACAACACCCTGATCAGCTTCCTGCCGCTGCCGCAGGACCTCGACGACTGGGTGGCCGCCGGCTGCACCGGCTGGGACCCGGGCACGATCCTGCCGTACCGCGACCGGCTGCAGACGAACATCGTGCCGGTGGCAGAGGCCGACCGTAACCCCATCGCCAAGGACTTCGTCACCGCCGCCGCCCGCGCCACCGGCGTCCCCGTCGTCGACGACTTCAACGCCGAGCCGTTCGCCGACGGCACCGGCTTCTTCTCCCTCGCCTACGAGCCGGAGGGCAACAAGCGCTCCTCCGCGTCCGTGGCGTATCTGCATCCTGTCCTCGACCGCCCCAACCTCACGCTGAAGCTGGAGACCTGGGCCCACCGGCTGCTCGACGACGAGAAGGGGCGGCTCACCCGGGTCGCGGTACGCGGCGCCGACGGCGAGCCCGCCACCGTACGCGCCAACCGGGAACTGCTGCTGTGCGCCGGGGCGATCGACACCCCGCGGCTGCTGATGCTGTCCGGCATCGGACCGGCCGACGACCTGCGGCGCCTCGGCATCGACGTGCACATCGACCTGCCCGGTGTGGGCGAGAACCTGCTGGACCACCCCGAGTCGGTGATCGTCTGGGAGACCCGCGGCCCGCTGCCGCCCAACTCCGCGATGGACTCCGACGCCGGTCTGTTCCTGCGGATGGAGAAGGACCAGCCGCGGCCCGACCTGATGTTCCACTTCTACCAGGTGCCGTTCACCGTCAACACCGAACGGCTGGGCTACCCGGTCCCCGAGCACGGGGTGTGCATGACGCCGAACGTGCCCCGCGCCCGCTCCATCGGCCGTATGTGGCTTCGCAGTTCGGACCCGTCCGAGAAACCCGCCCTGGACTTCCGGTACTTCACCGACCCCGAGGGCCACGACGAACGCACCATCGTCGAAGGGCTCAAGGTGGCCCGCGAGGTCGCCGCGACCGATCCGCTGAAGGACTGGCTGGTCCGCGAGGTGGCGCCCGGCCCGAACGTCACCTCCGACGCCGACCTGTCGGAGTACGGCCGCCGCGTCGCCCACACCGTCTACCACCCGGCGGGCACCTGCCGGATGGGCGCCGCCGACGACCCGACGGCCGTGTGCGACCCGGAGATGCGGCTGCGCGGCGCCGAGGGCGTACGGGTCGTCGACGCGTCGGTGTTCCCGACGATGCCCACCATCAACCCCATGGTGACGGTGCTGCTCGCCGCCGAGCGCGCGGCCGACCTGATCACAGGGCGCCCCGGTCCGGCGGCGACTCGGTGA
- the betT gene encoding choline BCCT transporter BetT codes for MPTVGEKGTPGAPEEPLPDETPGTVRLKPVVFFGSALFVLAISLWAIVTPEGAEDTIGVVVGKISHWFGWYYFVAATLYLVFVVFVAASKYGAIKLGPKHSKPDYGLFTWGSMLFAAGIGIDLMFFSVSGPVSHYLAPPQGDPKTLEAARQAVVWTLFHYGITGWGMYALMGMALGYFSFRYKLPLAIRSALYPIIGRRIHGRIGDTVDLAAIIGTVFGIGVTLGIGVVQLNYGLKALFDIPEGLTAQIALIVIAVAMATISAVSGVDKGIRRLSQLNILLAALLMFYILVVGQPFRLLNAIVQNVGDYVSGFPSMTLNTFAYDQPTEWLDAWTLFFWAWWVAWAPFVGLFLARISRGRTLREFVGATLVIPFLFTGLFLAIFGNSALFLVRDGNTEFGETAMNVPEQGFYTLLEQFPGFTFSAGLATFVGLLLYVTSADSGALVMGNLSADLPTPMTDAPTYLRIFWAVATGLLTLAMLIVGGVQALTNATIIMGLPFSFVMFLIMAGLFLALRTERMKVEARATTLPGSLSGRTVHQGPAAAPNWRHRLARAMSFPGRRAAERFVDHAARPAFQEVASELRQQGAAAEVLEGIVEENGLPHVGLRVPVGEGDVFVYEVWPVERPTPAFALRSVEARDTYVRFEVRLAEGNQDYDVMGYSREQLIADALDQYERYLEFLRVRHDASTRSNLPDHRPDAPDAHLPEE; via the coding sequence GTGCCGACCGTTGGTGAGAAGGGCACCCCCGGAGCGCCCGAGGAGCCGCTGCCCGACGAGACCCCGGGCACCGTACGGCTCAAGCCCGTGGTCTTCTTCGGGTCCGCCCTCTTCGTCCTCGCGATCTCCCTCTGGGCGATCGTCACCCCCGAGGGTGCCGAGGACACCATCGGCGTGGTCGTCGGCAAGATCTCCCACTGGTTCGGCTGGTACTACTTCGTCGCCGCCACCCTGTACCTCGTCTTCGTCGTGTTCGTCGCCGCCTCCAAGTATGGCGCGATCAAGCTCGGCCCCAAACACTCCAAGCCCGACTACGGCCTGTTCACCTGGGGTTCGATGCTGTTCGCGGCCGGCATCGGGATCGACCTGATGTTCTTCTCGGTCTCGGGTCCCGTCAGCCACTACCTCGCACCGCCGCAGGGCGACCCGAAGACGCTCGAGGCGGCCCGGCAGGCCGTGGTGTGGACGCTGTTCCACTACGGCATCACCGGCTGGGGCATGTACGCCCTGATGGGCATGGCGCTCGGCTACTTCTCCTTCCGGTACAAGCTGCCGCTCGCCATCCGCTCCGCGCTCTACCCGATCATCGGGCGCCGTATCCACGGCCGGATCGGCGACACCGTCGACCTCGCGGCCATCATCGGCACCGTCTTCGGTATCGGCGTGACCCTCGGCATCGGTGTCGTACAGCTCAACTACGGCCTCAAGGCGCTGTTCGACATCCCCGAGGGGCTGACCGCGCAGATCGCGCTCATCGTCATCGCGGTGGCCATGGCCACCATCTCCGCCGTGTCGGGCGTCGACAAGGGCATCCGCCGGCTGTCGCAGCTCAACATCCTGCTCGCCGCCCTGCTGATGTTCTACATCCTCGTGGTGGGCCAGCCGTTCCGGCTGCTCAACGCCATCGTCCAGAACGTCGGGGACTACGTCAGCGGCTTCCCGTCGATGACCCTGAACACCTTCGCCTACGACCAGCCCACCGAGTGGCTCGACGCGTGGACGCTGTTCTTCTGGGCGTGGTGGGTCGCCTGGGCGCCGTTCGTCGGGCTGTTCCTGGCGCGTATCTCACGGGGCCGCACCCTGCGGGAGTTCGTCGGGGCGACGCTCGTCATCCCGTTCCTCTTCACCGGGCTCTTCCTGGCGATCTTCGGCAACAGCGCCCTGTTCCTGGTGCGCGACGGCAACACCGAGTTCGGCGAGACCGCCATGAACGTCCCCGAGCAAGGCTTCTACACGCTGCTCGAGCAGTTCCCCGGCTTCACGTTCAGCGCCGGACTCGCCACGTTCGTCGGACTGCTGCTGTACGTCACCTCCGCGGACTCCGGCGCGCTGGTGATGGGAAACCTCAGCGCCGACCTGCCCACCCCGATGACCGACGCGCCGACGTATCTGCGCATCTTCTGGGCGGTGGCGACCGGGCTGCTCACCCTCGCCATGCTCATCGTCGGCGGTGTGCAGGCGCTCACCAACGCCACCATCATCATGGGCCTGCCCTTCTCCTTCGTGATGTTCCTGATCATGGCGGGGCTCTTCCTCGCCCTGCGGACCGAGCGGATGAAGGTCGAGGCGCGGGCGACCACGCTGCCCGGGTCGCTCTCCGGGCGCACGGTGCACCAGGGGCCGGCGGCAGCGCCCAACTGGCGGCACCGGCTGGCGCGGGCGATGTCGTTCCCCGGCCGGCGGGCGGCGGAGCGGTTCGTGGACCACGCGGCCCGGCCCGCGTTCCAGGAGGTGGCGTCCGAACTGCGGCAGCAGGGAGCGGCGGCGGAGGTGCTGGAGGGGATCGTCGAGGAGAACGGCCTGCCCCACGTCGGCCTGCGCGTACCGGTCGGCGAGGGCGACGTGTTCGTCTACGAGGTGTGGCCCGTGGAACGGCCCACTCCCGCGTTCGCCCTGCGCTCGGTGGAGGCGCGGGACACCTATGTGCGCTTCGAGGTGCGGCTCGCCGAGGGCAACCAGGACTACGACGTGATGGGCTACAGCAGGGAGCAGCTCATCGCCGACGCCCTCGACCAGTACGAGCGCTACCTGGAGTTCCTCCGGGTGCGCCACGACGCGTCCACCCGCTCGAACCTGCCCGACCACCGCCCGGACGCCCCGGACGCGCACCTGCCGGAGGAATGA
- a CDS encoding HD domain-containing protein — translation MHIPGPEEIRALHEEHAPTAEAFASVHRHCEIVWSVAEQLLASPHLAHLDTELVRAGCLLHDVGVYRLYEADGRLDHKNYIRHGLLGQELLKSVGLPAVLCRFCAHHTGVGVTREDVVRQNLPVPPADYLAETPEERLVMYADKFHSKSRPDRFLSPDAFAARVRRFGEEKVAAFQALRDEFGDPDLTLLTPDVTRPPVAG, via the coding sequence ATGCACATACCGGGACCGGAAGAGATCCGCGCGCTGCACGAGGAACACGCGCCGACGGCCGAGGCGTTCGCCTCCGTCCACCGCCACTGCGAGATCGTCTGGAGCGTCGCCGAGCAGCTGCTGGCGTCGCCGCACCTCGCCCATCTCGACACGGAGCTGGTCCGGGCCGGCTGCCTTCTGCACGACGTCGGCGTCTACCGCCTCTACGAAGCCGACGGGCGGCTGGACCACAAGAACTACATCCGGCACGGCCTGCTCGGTCAGGAACTCCTGAAGAGCGTGGGCCTGCCCGCCGTCCTGTGCCGCTTCTGCGCCCACCACACCGGCGTCGGAGTGACCCGGGAGGACGTCGTGCGTCAGAACCTCCCCGTGCCGCCCGCCGACTATCTGGCGGAGACACCGGAGGAACGGCTGGTGATGTACGCGGACAAGTTCCACTCCAAGTCGCGGCCCGACCGGTTCCTCTCCCCCGACGCCTTCGCCGCCCGCGTCCGCCGCTTCGGCGAGGAGAAGGTGGCCGCCTTCCAGGCCCTGCGCGACGAGTTCGGCGACCCGGACCTCACTCTTCTCACACCGGACGTGACACGGCCGCCCGTCGCCGGCTGA
- a CDS encoding CDP-alcohol phosphatidyltransferase family protein, whose amino-acid sequence MALNNTYEARLVQQETAVGAGVQILLLALLGSAIGMGPAGWLTGLVFAVASWALLSLALHRSRLRSFGPANRVTLGRATLVGGVTALVADSFQDSPPLTLFVGLTAVALILDGVDGKVARRTGTSTALGARFDMEVDAFLILVLSVYVSMSQGPWVLLIGAMRYGFVAAARVWPWLNTPLPPSTARKTVAALQGVLLLVAASGLLPHLANAGVAALALGLLVWSFGRDVLWLWRTHRATRVAPAVVEPVPRRELVTS is encoded by the coding sequence GTGGCCCTGAACAACACGTACGAAGCAAGGCTGGTCCAGCAGGAGACCGCGGTGGGAGCGGGCGTGCAGATCCTGTTGCTGGCCCTGCTGGGATCGGCGATCGGCATGGGTCCGGCGGGCTGGCTCACCGGCCTCGTCTTCGCCGTCGCCTCCTGGGCGCTGCTCTCCCTGGCCCTGCACCGGTCCAGGCTCCGCTCTTTCGGCCCGGCCAACCGGGTCACGCTCGGCCGCGCCACCCTGGTCGGCGGGGTGACGGCCCTGGTCGCCGACTCCTTCCAGGACTCGCCGCCCCTCACACTGTTCGTCGGCCTGACCGCGGTCGCGCTGATCCTCGACGGCGTGGACGGCAAGGTGGCCCGCCGCACCGGCACCTCCACGGCGCTGGGCGCCCGCTTCGACATGGAGGTGGACGCCTTCCTGATCCTGGTGCTCAGCGTGTACGTGTCCATGTCGCAGGGCCCGTGGGTCCTGCTGATCGGTGCCATGCGCTACGGCTTCGTCGCCGCCGCGCGGGTCTGGCCGTGGCTGAACACGCCGCTGCCGCCGAGCACGGCCCGCAAGACGGTCGCCGCCCTGCAGGGGGTGCTGCTGCTGGTGGCGGCCTCCGGGCTCCTTCCGCATCTGGCGAACGCCGGTGTCGCGGCGCTGGCCCTGGGCCTGCTGGTGTGGTCGTTCGGCCGTGATGTGCTGTGGCTGTGGCGCACGCACCGGGCGACGCGGGTGGCGCCGGCGGTCGTGGAGCCCGTGCCCCGGCGGGAACTGGTCACGAGCTGA
- a CDS encoding zinc-dependent alcohol dehydrogenase — protein sequence MNRTARAFWLSSPGAGEIREVTLPEPGEGDVVVRSLYSGVSRGTETLVFRGGVPESQHAAMRAPFQEGDFPAPVKYGYLSVGVVEEGPDDLAGRTVFCLYPHQTRYVVPASAVTVVPDTVPAARAVLAGTVETAVNALWDAAPLVGDRIAVVGGGMVGCSVAALLARFPGVRLQLVDADPSRADVAKALGVDFASPEDARGDCDLVVHASASERGLARSLELLRPEGTVLELSWYGDRQVAVPLGEAFHSRRLVIRSSQVGTVSPNRASRTYADRLALALDLLADPALDALVTGESAFEELPDVLPKLASGHIPALCHRVRYPDTP from the coding sequence ATGAACCGCACCGCACGTGCGTTCTGGCTCAGCTCCCCGGGCGCCGGGGAGATCCGGGAGGTCACCCTGCCCGAGCCCGGCGAGGGCGACGTGGTCGTGCGGTCGCTGTACTCGGGGGTCAGCCGGGGCACGGAGACACTCGTGTTCCGCGGCGGCGTCCCGGAGAGCCAGCACGCGGCCATGCGGGCGCCGTTCCAGGAGGGCGACTTCCCCGCCCCGGTGAAGTACGGCTATCTCAGCGTCGGGGTGGTGGAAGAGGGGCCGGACGACCTGGCCGGACGTACGGTCTTCTGCCTGTATCCGCATCAGACGCGGTACGTCGTCCCCGCGAGCGCGGTGACCGTCGTCCCGGACACCGTGCCCGCCGCACGGGCCGTCCTCGCCGGCACCGTCGAGACCGCCGTCAACGCCCTGTGGGACGCGGCGCCGCTGGTCGGCGACCGGATCGCCGTGGTCGGCGGCGGCATGGTGGGCTGCTCGGTGGCCGCCCTGCTGGCCCGCTTCCCCGGCGTACGGCTGCAGCTCGTCGACGCCGATCCGTCCCGCGCCGACGTCGCCAAGGCCCTCGGCGTGGACTTCGCGTCCCCGGAGGACGCGCGCGGCGACTGCGACCTCGTCGTGCACGCCAGCGCCAGCGAGCGGGGACTCGCCCGTTCCCTCGAACTGCTGCGCCCCGAGGGCACCGTCCTCGAACTCAGCTGGTACGGCGACCGGCAGGTGGCCGTCCCCCTCGGCGAGGCGTTCCACTCCCGGCGCCTCGTCATCCGCAGCAGCCAGGTCGGCACCGTCTCACCGAACCGCGCCTCCCGCACCTACGCCGACCGTCTCGCGCTCGCCCTCGACCTGCTGGCCGACCCCGCGCTGGACGCGCTCGTCACCGGGGAGAGCGCCTTCGAGGAGCTGCCCGACGTGCTGCCGAAGCTGGCGTCCGGGCACATCCCGGCGCTCTGTCACCGTGTCAGGTATCCGGACACGCCCTGA
- a CDS encoding 6-pyruvoyl trahydropterin synthase family protein, translated as MFSITVRDHIMIAHSFHGEVFGPAQRLHGATFLVDATFRREQLDDDNIVVDIGLATQELGAVVAELNYRNLDNEPDFAGINTSTEFLAKVIADRLAERVEKGALGEGARGLAGITVTLHESHVAWASYERAL; from the coding sequence TTGTTCAGCATCACCGTCCGCGATCACATCATGATCGCCCACAGCTTCCACGGCGAGGTCTTCGGGCCCGCGCAGCGTCTGCACGGGGCGACGTTCCTCGTGGACGCCACGTTCCGGCGTGAGCAGCTGGACGACGACAACATCGTCGTCGACATCGGACTGGCCACCCAGGAGCTCGGTGCCGTCGTCGCCGAGCTGAACTACCGCAACCTCGACAACGAACCCGACTTCGCCGGGATCAACACCTCCACCGAGTTCCTGGCGAAGGTCATCGCCGACCGGCTCGCGGAGCGCGTCGAGAAGGGCGCGCTGGGCGAGGGCGCGCGGGGTCTCGCCGGGATCACCGTCACCCTGCACGAGTCGCACGTCGCCTGGGCGAGTTACGAGCGTGCCCTGTGA
- a CDS encoding glycosyltransferase family 4 protein, whose product MTDVTLEKQPRPEKVTLGYVPAQHSVLKNAEIIPMSLRSVHFVMPGGVDDPAAPSGGNAYDRRVSLDLPGFGWQVHKHAVAGAWPRPEAAARAELARTLGEFPDGTVVLLDGLVACGVPEIVVPEAERLRLAVLVHLPLGDETGLEPSVAADLDARERTVLRAVDAVVATSDWAVRRLVSHHGLAPERVHVAAPGADIAPLASGTDGVSRLLCVAAVTPRKGQHRLVEALATVTDLPWRCSLVGGLNHDPEYVDELRSLIARHGLTDRLILAGPQTGAELDASYNSADLMVLTSYAETYGMAVTEALARGIPVLATDVGGVPEAVGRAPDGGVPGILVPPENPAAIAAELRGWFGEADVRRRLKAAARGRRAALNGWAGTARSLAAVLGRLPDQPRRAA is encoded by the coding sequence GTGACCGACGTGACCCTGGAGAAGCAGCCGCGGCCCGAGAAGGTGACGCTCGGCTATGTGCCGGCGCAGCACTCCGTCCTGAAGAACGCGGAGATCATCCCGATGTCCCTGCGCTCCGTGCACTTCGTCATGCCGGGCGGCGTCGACGACCCGGCGGCCCCCAGCGGCGGCAACGCCTACGACCGGCGGGTCAGCCTGGACCTGCCCGGGTTCGGCTGGCAGGTCCACAAGCACGCGGTGGCCGGCGCGTGGCCCCGCCCCGAGGCCGCGGCCCGCGCCGAACTCGCGCGGACCCTGGGCGAGTTCCCGGACGGGACCGTCGTCCTGCTGGACGGCCTGGTCGCCTGCGGGGTGCCCGAGATCGTCGTGCCGGAGGCGGAGCGGCTGCGGCTCGCCGTCCTCGTCCATCTGCCGCTCGGTGACGAGACCGGCCTGGAGCCGTCCGTCGCGGCCGACCTGGACGCCCGGGAGCGCACGGTGCTGCGGGCCGTCGACGCGGTCGTCGCCACCAGCGACTGGGCGGTCCGCCGGCTCGTCTCCCATCACGGCCTCGCCCCCGAGCGGGTCCATGTCGCCGCCCCCGGCGCCGACATCGCGCCCCTCGCGTCCGGCACCGACGGCGTCTCCCGTCTGCTGTGCGTGGCCGCCGTGACCCCGCGCAAGGGCCAGCACCGGCTGGTCGAGGCACTGGCGACGGTGACCGACCTGCCGTGGCGCTGCTCTCTCGTCGGCGGCCTCAACCACGACCCCGAGTACGTCGACGAACTGCGCTCGCTGATCGCCCGGCACGGTCTGACCGACCGTCTGATCCTGGCGGGCCCGCAGACCGGCGCCGAACTCGACGCCAGCTACAACTCCGCCGACCTGATGGTCCTCACCTCCTACGCCGAGACGTACGGCATGGCGGTGACCGAGGCGCTCGCGCGCGGCATCCCGGTGCTCGCCACCGACGTCGGCGGGGTCCCGGAGGCCGTCGGCCGGGCCCCCGACGGCGGTGTCCCCGGCATCCTCGTGCCGCCGGAGAACCCCGCCGCGATCGCCGCCGAACTGCGCGGCTGGTTCGGCGAGGCGGACGTAAGACGCCGGCTGAAGGCGGCGGCCCGGGGACGCCGGGCCGCTCTGAACGGCTGGGCCGGCACGGCCCGCAGCCTGGCCGCGGTACTGGGCCGACTGCCTGACCAACCGCGGAGGGCGGCATGA
- a CDS encoding SAM-dependent methyltransferase has protein sequence MSDASGPEAHRADSDVVILGAGPTGRPGERATVRLREAAPDDPPRYAPEWLELREGADAAARAHDLLDPLRIRLANLPGRSGLVIHDLGCGTGSMGRWLAPHLDGAQHWVLHDRDPYLLHFAAVASPRSSADGSRVTVETRRGDVGRLTPDALHGASLVTASALLDVLTRDEIATLAAACAGAGCTALLTLSVAGRVELTPSDPLDEEITEAFNAHQKRTGLLGPDAGTVAAEVFSEHGATVQLHPSPWRLGPDEAALTAQWLRGWVGAAVEQRPELRERADRYLRERLAACEAGELRVVVHHTDLLALARPTGGAS, from the coding sequence ATGAGCGACGCGTCCGGACCCGAGGCGCACCGCGCCGACTCCGACGTCGTGATCCTCGGCGCGGGCCCCACCGGCCGGCCGGGCGAGCGGGCCACCGTACGGCTGCGGGAGGCCGCGCCGGACGACCCGCCGCGCTACGCCCCCGAGTGGCTGGAGCTGCGCGAGGGCGCGGACGCCGCCGCCCGGGCGCACGACCTGCTCGACCCGTTGCGGATCCGGCTCGCCAATCTGCCGGGCCGCTCCGGACTCGTCATCCACGACCTGGGCTGCGGCACCGGCTCCATGGGCCGCTGGCTCGCCCCCCACCTGGACGGCGCCCAGCACTGGGTCCTGCACGACCGCGACCCCTATCTGCTGCACTTCGCCGCCGTCGCCTCCCCGCGTTCCTCCGCCGACGGCAGCCGCGTCACCGTCGAGACCCGCCGCGGCGACGTCGGCCGGCTCACGCCCGACGCCCTGCACGGCGCCTCCCTGGTGACGGCGTCCGCGCTGCTGGACGTCCTCACCCGCGACGAGATCGCCACGCTCGCCGCCGCCTGCGCGGGCGCCGGCTGCACGGCGCTGCTGACCCTGTCCGTCGCCGGCCGGGTCGAACTCACCCCGTCCGACCCGCTGGACGAGGAGATCACCGAGGCGTTCAACGCGCACCAGAAGCGCACCGGACTGCTCGGCCCGGACGCCGGCACGGTGGCCGCCGAGGTCTTCTCCGAGCACGGCGCGACCGTCCAGCTGCACCCGAGCCCCTGGCGGCTGGGCCCCGACGAGGCGGCGCTCACCGCGCAGTGGCTGCGCGGCTGGGTCGGCGCGGCCGTCGAACAGCGGCCCGAACTGCGCGAGCGCGCCGACCGCTATCTGCGCGAACGCCTCGCCGCGTGTGAGGCGGGCGAGCTGAGGGTCGTCGTCCACCACACCGACCTGCTGGCCCTCGCCCGGCCGACGGGCGGGGCGTCATGA